The following is a genomic window from Niabella soli DSM 19437.
AAACGCCGCACGCCCTTACCCGGTTATTGCCGTACCGGTAAAATCGGTAACCGGCTATTATACGTTCCCGGCCAGCATACAGGGTCGCGTAAACAATGACGTGCGCGCAAAAATTTCCGGTTATATAAAACAGGTGTTGGTTGACGAGGGGCAGCCCGTGCACAAAGGGCAGGTGTTATTTCGCCTGGAAACCAACACGCTTTCGGAAACGGCCGCCGCCGCCAAAAGCGGTGTGGGCGCGGCCCAAGCCAATATCAGCGCTGCTGAAGCTGCTGTAAATGCAGCGCAGGTTGACGTAGACAGACTGGTGCCATTGGTTGAAAAAAAGATCATCAGTAATGTACAACTGGAAACGGCCAAAGCGCAATTACGTTCGGCACAAAGCCAGTTGCAGCAGGCCAAAGCAAGCCGTAACCAGGCCCAGGCCAATTATCTCAGCGCCGCAGCCAACGTTGATTACTCGGTGATCCGGAGCCCGATCAATGGTATTGTAGGCAAGTTGCCGCTACGGGTCGGCAGCCTGGTAGGGCCAACAGACCCAACCCCGATAACAACTGTTTCGGATGTAAGCGAGATCTACGCTTATTTTTCAATGAATGAAAAAGAATACCTCGACTTTTTAAAACAAACCCCGGGGAGCACCGTAGCAGAAAAACTTAAAAACATTCCGCCGGTTTCCCTCCAATTGGCCAACGGTCATCTCTATGAGCAAAAAGGAGCCGTAAAAGCAGTTACCGGCCAGATTGATCCCCAAACAGGAACTATTCTTTTCCGCGTATCCTTTCCCAACCAGGGGCACCTGCTCGCCAATGGCAACAGTGGCACGGTAATGATCCCCAAACCCTACAACAACGTATTGGCGGTTCCGGAAGCGGCCACCTTTGAGCAACAAGGCATGGTATATGTTTATAAAGTGGACAAAGACACCATAAGCTCGGTGCCGGTGGGCGTTTTAGACCGTATTGACAACATGGCCCTGCTGGGCGGTGGTATAAAACAGGGCGATACTATTATCGCCTCCGGCGTGGGCAGCCTCAGAAACGGCGCGGCTATTATTCCGCGTCCCGCAAATTTCGACAGTATCATAAAAGCCATTAAACCTGTATTCTAAGCATCATGATTAAAACATTCATCAACCGGCCCATACTCTCCACGGTAATCTCCATTATCCTGGTGTTATTGGGAATACTGGGAATCATTTCCCTGCCGGTAACACAATACCCCGACATCGCTCCGCCAACGGTAAACGTCAGAGCAACCTATACCGGGGCCAATGCACAAACCGTACAGAAAAGCGTAATTATTCCGATCGAAGAGCAGGTGAACGGGGTGGAAGGAATGGATTATATTACTTCCACTGCGGGCAATGACGGTAGCGCTACTATCAACGTTTTCTTTAAGCAGGGTATCGATCCCGATATCGCCGCGGTAAACGTACAGAACCGCGTAGCTCGTGCCGCGCCGCTGTTGCCTTCCGAAGTAACCAGGGCAGGTGTGGTAACACAAAAACAGCAGACCAGCGCCCTTATGTTTCTTACCTATTATTCAACCAATAAAAACCTGAATGATGTATTCCTTCAGAACTATCTTGATATTAATGTAATCCCCGGTATCAAGCGGATCTTTGGTGTGGGTGATGCACAGGTATTCGGTGGGAAGACCTACGCCATGCGTGTTTGGCTCGATCCGCAAAAACTGGCCTCCTATGGCATCGTGCCTGCAGATGTGGTGAGCGCTATTAACAGCCAGAGCCTTGAAGCCGCAGCCGGCTCCCTGGGGCAGAATGCCGGTGGTTCGTTTGAATATGTGATCACCTATAAAGGAAAGTTCAACGAGGAAAGCCAGTATGAAAACATCATCATAAAATCGCTGGGGCAGGGCCAGTTCCTGCGCCTGAAAGATGTAGCTTCCATTAAACTGGATGCATTGGCTTATTCGGGCGTTGGGGAAAGCTCCGGCTACCCGGGCATCAGTATGGGTATCTTTCAAACACCGGGATCGAATGCACAACAGATTATCATCGACATAAAAAAATACCTGAAAGAAGCGGAAAAATCATTACCCAAAGGGATCAGCTATGTGATCAACTATGATACGAATGAGTTCCTAGAAGCTTCAATCGATAAAGTAATCCACACACTTGTGGAAGCCTTTGTACTGGTATTCATTGTGGTGTTCATCTTTTTGCAGGATTTCCGTTCAACTTTAATTCCGGCCATTGCCGTTCCGGTATCCATCATAGGCACCTTTTTCTTTCTTAACCTGATGGGCTTTTCATTAAATCTTTTAACGCTCTTCGCATTGGTGTTAGCCATCGGAATTGTGGTAGATGACGCCATCGTAGTAGTAGAAGCCGTCCATGCAAAAATGGACCATGGGGAAAAAGATCCCAAAAAGGCCACTATGGATGCCATGCACGAGATTACCGGCGCCATTATTTCAATAACCCTTGTAATGGCCGCCGTATTCATTCCCGTTACCTTTATCAAGGGACCAACAGGTGTGTTTTATAAACAGTTTGGGATTACGCTGATCGTGGCTATTCTCATTTCAGCAGTGAATGCGTTATCGCTGAGCCCGGCGCTTTGTGCCTTGCTGTTACGACCGCATGACGAAGCGCATGAACATAAAAAGAAAAATTTCGCCCGTCGTTTTTTTGATGGTTTTAATGTTGCGTTTAACACTATGACCAAACGCTATGGGAAAGCCTTCATCTTCCTTATCCGTCATAAGTGGGTAACATTAATTATCCTGGCAGCTTCAATGGGATTGATCTTTTTCATCAGCAAAAAAACGCCTACGGGATTTGTGCCGGCGGAAGACAGGGGGATCATCTTTGCAAACGTAGAGCTTCCTCCCAGTGCCTCTATGGACCGCACCTACCAGGCGATGAAAGAACTGACGCAAAAAGCTTCCAAAATACCGGGAATCGAAGGCGTTACCTTTAGCACCGGGCGCAGCCTCATATCCGGGGCAGGAAGTAATTTTGGCCTGGCTTTCGTTAAGCTAAAACCCTTTGCGGAAAGAAATGATGCAAAAGATCAGTCGGTAGACGTTATTACAAAAAAACTTTTCGGAGTAGGCGCCAGCATACCAGACTCAAAAATGATCTTCTTTAGCCCGCCAAGTGTGCCCGGTTTTGGTAACAGCGCCGGTTTCCAGTTTTCCCTGTTGGGCAAAGGCGGACAACCGATTTCTGAACTGGATGGAACGGCACAACGTTTTATCGGCGAACTGATGAAACGTCCTGAAGTACAGTATGCGCAAACTTCTTTTAACACCCGGTACCCACAATATGAAATGGTGATCAATGTGCCCAAGGCCAGCGAAGCCGGTGTTTCTGTAAGCAGCCTGCTTTCTACCATGCAGGGATATATCGGAGGAATTTATGCGGCCGACTTTGCAAAATATGGTAAACAATACCGCGTAATGGTGCAGTCCCTGCCCGGGAGCAGGATAAACCCCGGCGACCTGAATTCATTTTTTGTAAGAACAGGAAGCGGGCAGATGGCGCCGGTATCACAGTTTTTAACCCTGGAACGATCGTACGGTCCGCAGTTTGTAACCCGTTTCAACCTGTTTTCGTCTGTTGACATTACGGGGGCATCTAACCCCGGCTTCAGCACAGGGGACGCCATTAAAGCCGTGCAGCAGGTGGCGCAAAGCACGCTATCCACCAGTTACGGGATCGACTATTCCGGATTGACGCGGGAGGAGATCAATTCCGGGTCGCAAACCCTTATCATCTTTGCATTAAGCCTGGTGTTTGTTTATTTTATCCTTAGTGCGCAATACGAAAGTTATATCATTCCGCTCTCCGTTATCATATCGCTCCCCATGGGGGTAATGGGCGCTTATTTCGGGCAATGGCTTTTCGGTTTGGAAAATAATATCTATTTCCAGATCGCATTGATCATGCTGGTGGGGTTGCTCGCAAAAAATGCGATCCTTATTGTTGAGTTCGGCGTACAACGCAGGCAAAAAGGCGAAAGCATTGCCATGGCGGCGATCAATGCGGCCAAAGCCCGTTTGCGCCCCATTCTTATGACTTCCTTTGCCTTCATCGCCGGTATGATGCCCCTGGTTTACGCCACCGGCATCGGATCCATCGGTAACCGGTCCATCGCAACGGGTGCGGCTTCGGGTCTTTTAATAGGCACCATTCTGGGATTATTGGTAATTCCCGTGCTCTTCGTATTGTTCCAATGGTTACAGGAGAAAATAAAACCTCTAAAATTTGAGAAAAACTTTGATCATGAAATTTGATAGTTATACAAAAAAAACGGGGCGTTTGAAGTTAATTCCGGTTATCGGAATGGTGGTGGCGCTGCAGGCCTGTTTTGTTGCAAAACCCTACCAGCAGCCCAAAGCATTGGAAAACGACGCCCGGTATCGCACAGACCAGTTAACAACGGACACTACTACCCTGGCAAGCGTTTCATGGAAAGAACTGTTTACCGATGAAAAGCTCAGGGGTTATATTAACCAGGCGCTGGACCAGAACCTCGATATTCGTAACGCCATCCAGCAAATTACCGCGGCAGAAGCTTATCTGAAGCAGGGAAAAGCTGGCTTTTTCCCCACGCTTTCTGCCGGCCCTTCTTACAACCTGTCCAGCAATTCGCTCAATACCCAACTGGGGCAATTATCCGGGGGTAAGCGCCTGTTTTTAGACCAATACACGCTTTCCGGCACGCTTAACTGGGAGGCCGATATCTGGGGCAAGATCAAAAGCAACAAAGATGCAGCGCTGGCAAGCCTGCTGCAGTCAAAAGCAGCGCATCAGGCAGTAAAATCAACCCTGATCGCCGCCATTGCCGATACGTATTACCAACTGCTGGCGCTCGATGAACAAAAAAAGGTAACGGAAGAAACAGTGACGTATCGCGCAAGTTACCTGGAAACCACAAAGGCATTGCAACAGGCAGGAACGGTTACAGCCGTTGCGGTGCGCCAAAGCGAGGCACTGTTGCTCAATTCAAAAGGTATCCTGGTGAACCTGGACAAGAGTATCAAACTGCTGGAAAACTATTTCTGCACCCTGCTCAGCATTCCGCCGCAGCCGATCGACAGGAATACGCTCGACCAGCAGCAGATCACCTCATCATTGGCTATTGGAGTACCGGTTCAACTGCTCGCCAACCGGCCCGATGTAAAAGCTGCTGAATTTTCCTATATGAGTGCTTTTTATTCGACCAATGCAGCAAAGGCCGCTTTCTATCCGTCATTGACGATCAGCGCTACCGGCGGACTACAAAGCGTTGTGTTCGACAGGCTGTTTAGCGCCAGTTCTCTTTTTACCTCGCTAACCGGTTCATTGTTACAGCCGGTCCTTAACAAACGCCAGATCCGCACGCAATACGAAGTGACCCGGGCCAACCAGCAGATCGCTTATAATAATTATAAGAAAACGATCCTCAACGCAAGTAAAGATGTATCGGACGCCCTGTTTACGTACGATGCACAGGCAAAACTGATGGACCTGAAGCAACAGGAATTCCGGCAATATGATACGGCTTCCAAATACTCCCAGGAATTGGTCAATAACGGTTTAGGGAATTATCTGGATGTGATCACTGCAATGACAAACGAATTGCAGGCGGAGCTCAATTATGTTGACGCCAAATATGGCCGTTTGAATGCCATTGTGCAGCTTTACGAAGCATTGGGAGGAGGATGGAAATAATGAGGCCTCATTCAAATTTCGCTACCATCCTGCCTGACGGCAGCCAGGCAGGCGTATGAAAGGCATCTTATTAAGGCAGCGAAGGCTTCTCATTTGCACTGCCAGCGACATACATTTTAAAGTTATGAAGACCAATCACTAATGTCATCGTCGTTTCGACGAATCCGCTTAGAGCGGAGGGTTCAAATCCGATAGCTATCGGATGATGCGTTAAAATGATGGCTAGCTCAGGCGAAATTTGAATTACCTCAATAGTTTGAGTTCTTTCGGGTTTAACTATATTTACGTCCTCAAAACATACTTACGCATGACAGAACAAGAAGATCCGTCAATTTCTCAAAATAATGAGACCGATCCGGTTTTTGACCAGCAATTTAGCAACATCAGCCGGTGGGTGCGCCTGATCACCACCATCGGGTTCGGTATCGGCGCTTTTATTGTTGTAGGAATGCTGTTTAACGGGGCTGCTATCTTCCGTGAAATGGAGGCCGCTGCACCTGTAAGGATGACGGGAATGTATGGCGCGCTTGTTACGGGCTTTTTAATTATCTTTTTTATTGCAGCGGCTGTTTTATACTTTTTATACAAGGCGGCTACTTCCTTAAAAACAGGAGTGCTTCAAAAAGACACCGCTTTGATAAGTGAGGCATTCGTGAACCTCAACCGTTTTTTTATCGTTATGGCGATCTTTTCCACGATCAGTCTTTTAGTAAATCTTTTAACACTATTCTCATGAATACGGGTCAGGAGCTGCATGACAATATACCGTCCGAAATACCGTTGGACTTTTATACCAAAAGCAAAATTATCACTACTTCAAAAACAGCGGGCGTGGCTGCTTTATTGTCGATTGCCGGAACATTGGTAAGCGTTGCGGCTTTTTTTCTGAAATCTACAGCCGCTCCGCAGCCGGCTAAAGAGGGGTTTAATGACAGTACAGCCAAACTTGCAGCCACCGGCAACATTTTTATGTTGCTCCTTTCACTTATTATAAGCGGGTTACTTTTTTATACACTGTTCACTTTTTCGCGGTATGCAAAAAAAGGAATAGAGCAGGACAACCGCACCCTGTTGATCAGGGGGCTTATTGCATTGGGGGCTTATTTCAGGATCGTGGCCATCCTGGCGATTTCCTTTCTGGGGCTTTTGCTGATGGTGATCCTGATGACAAGAATGGGCGGCGCCATAGGCTGATCAGGTCTGTCGTTTGGCATTTATCCCCAGTATCCTGCCGGCTGTGCGTGGCTTGCAGCCGCGCACTTTTATTTTGTCGCCTGCGGCGACCTATTTCTACAATAGCAAAAACACCCACACAAAGGGAATCGCCACCAGCAGCGAATCAAACCGGTCCAAAAAACCGCCATGCCCTGGCATAATATGTCCGCTGTCCTTTACGCCTGCCATACGTTTGATCTTTGATTCCAGCAGATCGCCCGCTGTTCCCGCAATAGCCGCAATAACCGCAATACCCAACAGTACCGGCCATTGAAACCAATATTGCAATATAAACGTGATGGCGGCCACGCAAAGCAGCATACCGCCGATGGTCCCCTCCAGTGTTTTTTTTGGTGATATTTTAGAGAAAGGAGTTTTCCCGATCATAGAACCCACCAGGTAAGCACAGGTATCATTGATCCAGATCGCTACGATTAACAAAACAGGGATAAAAAATCCGGAAGCTGATTGTGCAGTATCTTTCATTATTGGAATAGCGGTGGAATAGCGCAGTTGCAATAACAATCCCCAGCTTAAGGAAATATAGATAAGGCCAAAGGCGGCGACACCCGTTGCCTTCAGATGCACCCGTTGTTTAAAAATACCGGCAGCCAGCAACACCAACCCTGCAATCAAAAAAGGCAACGAAAAACTATTTACGATATTGTATCCCTGCACCTGCAGGCGATTACAGAAGAATAAAAGCATATGAAACCCGGTTAAACAAAATCCGAATTTGATATAAGGATGAAACGGAACTTTATATATTTGTTCCACCAGTTTTAGATACTCCCACCAGCATCCAAAATGAATGACCGCTATCAACAGGAAAAAACTCCATTCATTATACAGGAGTCCGCCCATCATCACGGCAACAAAAATAAGTGCGGTAAATGCTCTTGTCCAGAAGGTTTTCCAGTTAAATGCCATCAGTCAGGGTTTGTTGTGTTTTCTTTTTCAGCAAAATAAAAAGCAGCACCACCACAGGAACAGCAAGCAACCCCAGGTAACTCCCGCCGCGGTCACTCATGGCACCGATCACTGATTTTCCCGCATGTACCTGTGTGTACAATACAATCATTGCCAAGGCGTTATTTATAAAATGCGCCAGGATGTTCAGCCAGATATTGCCGGTAAATTGATATAACAGCCCGAGGATTATCCCTAAAGCAAACCGGGAAAGAAAACCGTATCCGGACAGATGCACCACGCTGAAAATAAGGCTGACCACAATAACAGGGAACCAAAGATTCTTTTTGCTGCGGTACAAAAAATTTTGCAATCCGCCTCTAAAGAATGTTTCTTCACAAACAGCGGGGACCAGGGCCAGCACCAGGATGGAGATGAGCAGATCCGGTATATTCTTAAAACTGACCAGGCCGGCCGCCTGCACCGCGTATTGGCTTTCCCATTTATCAAAAAGCGTTATAATATTTTGGGGCAGCGGCAGTTGGTAGCTTAGATACCCCAATCCGCTGCTGACGCCCAGGCCTGCGAAAATGATCAAAACGGAGAATATAAGCTGCCGGCCAGTAGACTTCTCTTCAAATCCCATCATTCTCAATGGCTTACGACTCAAAAAAGCAGCCGTGGCTACAGCCGGAACAAAAAAACCAAAAACAGCAGTGATCGTTTGCACCAACTGCATTTGCCTGAGATATGCAGGGTTGCCGATTGCATCAGCCAGCTCCAGAAAGTTTCGGCCCGTGCTCAGGGACCAGGCAATACCTCCTAAAAGGCCACCCAAAATCATCCCGCCAACCCCAAAAGCAATCAGCATAAAAAAGCCTGCGGAATAGGTAATGGGTTTCCTGTACGGATCTTCAGCTATCATCATAAAAATAAATTGTACCTTCGCACCCCGATGGTGATCGGGGCAAAAATAGCAGTTTTCTGCAACTTGGGACCCGGAACCGGTAACCCGAAACCCTGATAATGATCAAAATAGGCAACATAACATTACCCGATTTCCCGTTACTCCTGGCGCCCATGGAGGACGTAAGCGATCCGCCATTCCGCGCTGTATGTAAGGATAACGGAGCCGATTTAATGTATACGGAGTTCATCAGCAGTGAAGGACTGATCCGCGATGCGATCAAAAGCCGCCGGAAACTGGACATATTCGATTATGAACGGCCTGTGGGCATCCAGATCTTCGGTGGCGACGAGGAAAGCCTTTCGCTGGCGGCAAAGATCGTGGACGTAACCCAACCCGACCTGCTGGATATTAACTTCGGCTGCCCGGTAAAAAAAGTAGCATTAAAAGGAGCCGGAGCCGGCGTGTTAAAAGATGTAGACCTTATGGTACGCCTGACCGAGGCCGTTGTAAAATCAACAACGCTGCCGGTGACTGTAAAAACCAGACTGGGCTGGGATGAAAATACGCTGAATATAGAAGAAGTAGCAGAAAGGCTACAGGATGTGGGCATAAAAGCATTGGCGATCCATGGGCGCACCCGCTGCCAGATGTATAAAGGTGAAGCCGACTGGGCCCTTATTGGAAAAGTAAAGAATAACCCCCGTATCAATATCCCCATTTTTGGCAATGGCGATATCGACAGTCCGCAAAAAGCACTGGAATATAAGAATCGCTACGGCGTGGATGGTATTATGATTGGCAGGGCTGCTATTGGCTATCCCTGGATCTTCCGTGAAATAAAGCACTTTATGAAAACAGGCGAAACGCTGGCCCCGCCTACTGTTGAAGAACGAGTGAGCGTGGTGCGCAAGCATCTGCAGAAAAGTGTGGAATGGAAAGGACCCATTGTGGGCATCAATGAAATGCGCCGCCATTATGCCAACTATCTAAAAGGGCTGCCGAATATCAAAGAGTACCGGAGCAAGCT
Proteins encoded in this region:
- a CDS encoding efflux RND transporter periplasmic adaptor subunit, producing the protein MNIKLQVIASCIPALILLACGGKQQAPNPNAARPYPVIAVPVKSVTGYYTFPASIQGRVNNDVRAKISGYIKQVLVDEGQPVHKGQVLFRLETNTLSETAAAAKSGVGAAQANISAAEAAVNAAQVDVDRLVPLVEKKIISNVQLETAKAQLRSAQSQLQQAKASRNQAQANYLSAAANVDYSVIRSPINGIVGKLPLRVGSLVGPTDPTPITTVSDVSEIYAYFSMNEKEYLDFLKQTPGSTVAEKLKNIPPVSLQLANGHLYEQKGAVKAVTGQIDPQTGTILFRVSFPNQGHLLANGNSGTVMIPKPYNNVLAVPEAATFEQQGMVYVYKVDKDTISSVPVGVLDRIDNMALLGGGIKQGDTIIASGVGSLRNGAAIIPRPANFDSIIKAIKPVF
- the dusB gene encoding tRNA dihydrouridine synthase DusB, whose translation is MIKIGNITLPDFPLLLAPMEDVSDPPFRAVCKDNGADLMYTEFISSEGLIRDAIKSRRKLDIFDYERPVGIQIFGGDEESLSLAAKIVDVTQPDLLDINFGCPVKKVALKGAGAGVLKDVDLMVRLTEAVVKSTTLPVTVKTRLGWDENTLNIEEVAERLQDVGIKALAIHGRTRCQMYKGEADWALIGKVKNNPRINIPIFGNGDIDSPQKALEYKNRYGVDGIMIGRAAIGYPWIFREIKHFMKTGETLAPPTVEERVSVVRKHLQKSVEWKGPIVGINEMRRHYANYLKGLPNIKEYRSKLVRLSEENAIREVLDEIIEKYSAFEIEAAPIELVNYHENCPVN
- a CDS encoding CPBP family intramembrane glutamic endopeptidase, whose translation is MMIAEDPYRKPITYSAGFFMLIAFGVGGMILGGLLGGIAWSLSTGRNFLELADAIGNPAYLRQMQLVQTITAVFGFFVPAVATAAFLSRKPLRMMGFEEKSTGRQLIFSVLIIFAGLGVSSGLGYLSYQLPLPQNIITLFDKWESQYAVQAAGLVSFKNIPDLLISILVLALVPAVCEETFFRGGLQNFLYRSKKNLWFPVIVVSLIFSVVHLSGYGFLSRFALGIILGLLYQFTGNIWLNILAHFINNALAMIVLYTQVHAGKSVIGAMSDRGGSYLGLLAVPVVVLLFILLKKKTQQTLTDGI
- a CDS encoding efflux RND transporter permease subunit gives rise to the protein MIKTFINRPILSTVISIILVLLGILGIISLPVTQYPDIAPPTVNVRATYTGANAQTVQKSVIIPIEEQVNGVEGMDYITSTAGNDGSATINVFFKQGIDPDIAAVNVQNRVARAAPLLPSEVTRAGVVTQKQQTSALMFLTYYSTNKNLNDVFLQNYLDINVIPGIKRIFGVGDAQVFGGKTYAMRVWLDPQKLASYGIVPADVVSAINSQSLEAAAGSLGQNAGGSFEYVITYKGKFNEESQYENIIIKSLGQGQFLRLKDVASIKLDALAYSGVGESSGYPGISMGIFQTPGSNAQQIIIDIKKYLKEAEKSLPKGISYVINYDTNEFLEASIDKVIHTLVEAFVLVFIVVFIFLQDFRSTLIPAIAVPVSIIGTFFFLNLMGFSLNLLTLFALVLAIGIVVDDAIVVVEAVHAKMDHGEKDPKKATMDAMHEITGAIISITLVMAAVFIPVTFIKGPTGVFYKQFGITLIVAILISAVNALSLSPALCALLLRPHDEAHEHKKKNFARRFFDGFNVAFNTMTKRYGKAFIFLIRHKWVTLIILAASMGLIFFISKKTPTGFVPAEDRGIIFANVELPPSASMDRTYQAMKELTQKASKIPGIEGVTFSTGRSLISGAGSNFGLAFVKLKPFAERNDAKDQSVDVITKKLFGVGASIPDSKMIFFSPPSVPGFGNSAGFQFSLLGKGGQPISELDGTAQRFIGELMKRPEVQYAQTSFNTRYPQYEMVINVPKASEAGVSVSSLLSTMQGYIGGIYAADFAKYGKQYRVMVQSLPGSRINPGDLNSFFVRTGSGQMAPVSQFLTLERSYGPQFVTRFNLFSSVDITGASNPGFSTGDAIKAVQQVAQSTLSTSYGIDYSGLTREEINSGSQTLIIFALSLVFVYFILSAQYESYIIPLSVIISLPMGVMGAYFGQWLFGLENNIYFQIALIMLVGLLAKNAILIVEFGVQRRQKGESIAMAAINAAKARLRPILMTSFAFIAGMMPLVYATGIGSIGNRSIATGAASGLLIGTILGLLVIPVLFVLFQWLQEKIKPLKFEKNFDHEI
- a CDS encoding phosphatidate cytidylyltransferase, coding for MAFNWKTFWTRAFTALIFVAVMMGGLLYNEWSFFLLIAVIHFGCWWEYLKLVEQIYKVPFHPYIKFGFCLTGFHMLLFFCNRLQVQGYNIVNSFSLPFLIAGLVLLAAGIFKQRVHLKATGVAAFGLIYISLSWGLLLQLRYSTAIPIMKDTAQSASGFFIPVLLIVAIWINDTCAYLVGSMIGKTPFSKISPKKTLEGTIGGMLLCVAAITFILQYWFQWPVLLGIAVIAAIAGTAGDLLESKIKRMAGVKDSGHIMPGHGGFLDRFDSLLVAIPFVWVFLLL
- a CDS encoding efflux transporter outer membrane subunit → MKFDSYTKKTGRLKLIPVIGMVVALQACFVAKPYQQPKALENDARYRTDQLTTDTTTLASVSWKELFTDEKLRGYINQALDQNLDIRNAIQQITAAEAYLKQGKAGFFPTLSAGPSYNLSSNSLNTQLGQLSGGKRLFLDQYTLSGTLNWEADIWGKIKSNKDAALASLLQSKAAHQAVKSTLIAAIADTYYQLLALDEQKKVTEETVTYRASYLETTKALQQAGTVTAVAVRQSEALLLNSKGILVNLDKSIKLLENYFCTLLSIPPQPIDRNTLDQQQITSSLAIGVPVQLLANRPDVKAAEFSYMSAFYSTNAAKAAFYPSLTISATGGLQSVVFDRLFSASSLFTSLTGSLLQPVLNKRQIRTQYEVTRANQQIAYNNYKKTILNASKDVSDALFTYDAQAKLMDLKQQEFRQYDTASKYSQELVNNGLGNYLDVITAMTNELQAELNYVDAKYGRLNAIVQLYEALGGGWK